The genomic window AAAACAAGACATTATTATTGAAACAAAAGGACAATATCCCAAAAAAGTATGCATTGCAATTTGGGGCGATAAGATTAATACAAGTGTTTTAAAAATAGGAAATGAGTTAGATGTTTCATGCGATGTTGAAAGTCGCGAATTTAATGGCAAATGGTATACTGATGTAAAAGCCTGGAAAGTGGAACTAACATCTGCAACCACCGGCGCAACAAATTCCGGTCAGGATCTTCCTATGCCTGATATTACTGAGATTCCTGATTTTAATGATTCAACAGGAGATTTACCGTTTTAAATATAAATTAAAATGCAATAAGGTCGAAAGACCATGACTGCATTTTATCTCTGACTTACACCAAGATTTTCAACAATTGACAACCATTTTTTTCTGGTTTCTTCTTTTGAATTTCTAACCATTGTAAATGCTGTAACTTTAACAGGTTTAATTCCACAAAATTCTAAAGTCATCTTTTTTAGTTGTTTAATTGCAGGTCGACCATTTACAAACCTGTAATACCAATAAGGCTGATCCATAGTGCAAAATATTCTTGCAGACTTTCCAGTTAAAAGTTTATCCCACATAACAGAATTTTCACGATACCTGAATGCCATTCCCGGCAGAAATACTCTATCAATAAAACCTTTCATTATTGCAGGAATACCACCCCACCATAAGGGATGAATAAAAACCAGATGCTCTGCCCATGAAATTTTTTCCCATGCAGCAAGTAAATCAGGCTCAAGGGTAGTTCTTTTTCTATATCCGGATTCAAGATTTGGATTAAATTTTAAATCAGCAATATTTATTTGCTCCACAATGGCTCCTGATTTTAATGCCCCAATTTTATAACTCTCTGCAATATTGTAATTAAAACTATTTTTATCGGGGTGTCCATTTATTATTAAAATTTTCTTCGCCATAACAAATTACATTTAATTATACTAATGCTTCAGGTAGAAATACCATTACTGCATTAATAAAATATCATTCAACAATTTTCAATTCTGTTCGTCGATTTAATGCTCTGCCTTCTTCAGTGTCATTTGTTGAAAGAGGAACAGTATCTCCAAATCCTTTATATTTTAGTCGAGTTGCCACTATACCCTTTTTTATTAGAAAATCATAAACCGCTTTTGCACGTTTTTGCGACAAATCCAAATTATATGCAGATTTTCCTTTATTATCAGTATGTCCACCTATTTCAATTTTTATTGAGACATTTGAATTCATAAATGCAATTAGTTTAGATAATTCAGATTCTGAATTATTTTTTATCCTGAAAGAATCAGTATCAAAAAATATATTTTTTAAAATAATTTTACTGCCCTTTTTTATTTGTTCAATTGGAATATCAATCTCAAAAGGTTTTTGCAAACTTGAAATAGTTGTAAGGTTTATATTCTCAGAATAAAACATATGACCTTCTGATGAAACAAATAATCCATAATCTTTGCCAGGTGTTAAACAAATCATAAAACTTCCGTCAGATTCATCACTAAAAGATTTTGTAACACTCTGCCCAGTTGCTAAATCTTTTAATTCAAACTCTGCTTTTAATGCTTTCTTTGTTTCTTTATCAAAAACCTTTCCCTTAATATATGTTACCGATTCTGGTCTGGCTTCTTTATATAATTCAAAGAAATATAAATCCTGAAGCCCTGTTCCTCCATCACGTGAAGACGTAATGTATGCTTTATTTCCCTGAGCATTAACAACAAGCCCAATCTCATCCTTAGGTGTATTTATAGGATACCCAAGATCCTTTGGCTCTGACCATTTTCCTTCATTATTAATTTTTGAAAAATAAATATCAAATCCACCTACACCCAGATGCCCATTTGAACAATAATACAAAGTTTTACCATCCTGGTGAATAAATGGGGAAGTTTCTGCTTCTTTGGTGTTAATAACATTACCCAGATTAACAGGTTTTGTCCATTTATTAAATTCATTCATTGTTGTTTTCCATATATCAGATTGCCCTAATCCACCCGGTCGTTCACTTGAAAAATATATTGTTCTACCATCAGATGACAAGCTTGGTTGCGACTCCCAATATGCAGTATTAACAACGTTCCCCATATTTTTAGAAGCTGACCATTTTCCATTTACTTTTTTAGAATAATACAGATCACATTGACCCATACCATCATCTCTGTTACATGCTGCAAAAACCATTAATTGTCCATCACCTGAAATGGTTTGAGCACCTTCATTATTTGATGTATTTACATTTCCAGGAATTGGTATTGCCTTTGACCATGATCCATTATTAAAATTACTAATGTAAAAATCTTCCTGTGTATTTTCCGAAGCTGGATCGGCACCAGAGAATCTCGGAATTTTTCTGGTAAAAACCATTGTTAATTCATCAGGTGATAAGTTTGGATAATATTCATCACAATTCGAATTAACTAAATTACCTAAATTTTGAGGATTAAACGGAACAGGTTTAGACATTAAATCTAAAGAAAAATCGCATTTCTTTAATTCACCTTCAGCCATAGCCTTAATTTCTGGTTTTATTCCTTTAATTTTAACAAATGTTTCATAATTTGTTTTAGCCTTTTGTATTTCTCCAAGATACATTAAGCTATTTCCTAACAAAATATAAATATTAGGATAAGTTTTAGAGCAATTTTTTGCACATTTTTCGTAAACCGGAATCATTCCTTTATAATCTTCAGCATTAAAAAACAATTCAGCCAATAACAAATATGGTTGAGCATAAGTACTATCATCGGCGATTAACTCATTTAATGCTTTGTTGCCATTTTCCATATCGCCCCTTTGCAAAAGCTTTTTTGCATTTTCATATTTTTCAGTTGATTTTTTATTTTTTTGAGCAAAATTTTGAAAAGGCAATATCGCGCATATAAATAATATCAAATAGAATTGTAATTTAAATTTCATGAATTTTATTAATTTTTAATTTACGAATATAATAAAAACGGCATTGGCTTTTAATTATTTCAGAAAATTAAGCTTAGTATTTGTATGTTTTTAAAAAAATCGGTAGGTTTGCTAAATTTTAATAGTTTAACTATGAAAACTATCAAACACATTTCATTTTTTATGATGGTTTCTACAGCCTTGTTTTTTACGGCATGTAACTCCAATTCAAGTAGTTCAGAAGAAAACGCAACAGATAGTCTTGAAACTGATTCGGTACTTGTTGAAGAACAAATGCCAGATGTTGTTTTTCAGGTTCCATCTCCAGACGAGTTGTTTGCTCTTATTAAAAATTCAGGTTGCAAATTCAGAGATGACTTAATGAATTCTGAAAAATCAGTTTATGAATCAAAAACTGCACAAGAAATAAATCTTGGAATCTATGCTGCTGATTTGGCTTACCTTGCAGCCTTTGAAAAATTCCAACCATCATTAAAGTATTTTGGAAAAGTAAAAACAATGAGCGAGCAAATTGGTCTTGCAACTGCTATTGGAAGCGACACATATAGTCGTTTAGAAAAGAACATTGCAAATGCAGATTCATTACTTGACATTACCAATAACTCATATTATAGTGTAATTCAGAAACTTGAAGAAAATGGAAACGGAAATACACTTGCATTAATTATGTCTGGTGGATGGATTGAAAGTATGTATATTGCAACAAATCTGATTGGAAAATATTCAGAAAAGGATCCTAATATTCAAAGAATTGCCAGCCAGAAAGCTACATTTAATAATTTGATTCAAAATCTCGAAAAATATAAAGATCAACCTGAGGTTGCTGACCAACTTGCAAAATTTGAAAAAGTAAAAGCTATTTATGATCAGGTAACAAAAGAAGTAATAGATGAAAAAACAGTTGCAAAAGCTGATTCTTCAGTAGTTATTGGTCAAAAGAGCAAATATATTTTCACAAAAGAGATGTTTGAATCTTTCTGCAAAGAAATAAATAATCTCAGAAGCCTTATTATAAAAATGTCTTAACACCAAGGGTTATGAAAAATAAAATTTTATTAATAATATTAATAGCTCTCCCATTTGCAGTAATTTCACAAAACTGCGTTGAACACCTTAACATTCAAAAATCAGGTGTAAGGTATCCATGGAAATATGATGCACAAAGCAAGTCAGGTTTATTTATTGGCGGTAAAACATCTCAAATTAACGTTGTTTGCAATGAGGGAAAAGATTATAATATTTCTTTTCTTACCTCAACAGCATTATTGAAATATGCAAACATTAAAGTAACTGACGAAAACGGAAAAGAATATTTTACAATAGGTGTTGACAACAATAAGAAAAAGGACTTAGAATCTAAAAGACAATTAATGATTTCCTTAGAGAATCAAAAAATTAAAATTAAAACCGGCAAAAAGAAAATTGAGATTGATGCAAATATTAATAGTCTAAAACTTGAAATTGAAAAATCTCAACAGGAAATTGATAAAAACACGTATCAACCAAAAACAAATTTTTCATTTACACCTGCTGAAACTATGAACCTAATAATTTCAATTTCTATAAGTGAAGAATGTACTAGTAAAGGCTGTGTTGGAGCACTTATAATAAATAAAAAAGCCGAGAAATCAGGATTTTAGTTTTTTGATTTATAACTTTTTACTATTTTTTTCGTTTTAGTATTTACTTTACTAAAATTAATATTATGAAAACACTCATTATTTCATTATGCCTAATATGCATATATTCATTCACTTCACAAGCACAGGAAAAGGAAAAAGAAATTAATACTCACGAAAAAAAATACAGTAAGGCAATTGGATTGGGTGCAGGTTTCACAACCGGAGTGGGCTTATCATACCGGTACTTCCCAAAAAGATACGGAGTTCAGGTAACTGTTGCACCATATTACAGGGACTATGGTAAAGAAGCTTTTATTAGCGGTGGCTTAACTTTACTTTTAAGTTTGGAAGAAGCTAAATCTTACAATGTTTATGCATATTTTGGGAATCATTATTTTTACTCAAAATTAAACAGTACATATAGTACATACGACCCTATTCTTGGTTACAATAATTATTCTACAAAAACAGTAACAAAGAATACAATAAACTCAGGAATTGGTATAGGAGGTGAAATCCATGCACAAAAACGTATAACATTAAACCTAATGGTTGGATATGCACAATATAATTCCTTTGAGGATTTATTTTTTACTGCAGAAGCTGCAATATTTTACAGATTTAATTAGTTTTGCTTAACTCTTTGTCCGTTCTCATAAGTCAGAACAAAAGCACCACTAACACCGCAGCTTAAGCGAAAAATATCTGCATCTTCCTTATTAGCAAAATCACCAACTGTATATTTGTACCAGCTATCAATATTTTCTTCTTTGATCGCTGTTGTAACACTATACAATTCCTGTAAAATCTCTTTTGTAATTCTCCTCTTACTAGCAGCAATCTGAACTCTATATATAGTTTTCTGATTATTAATTTTCTCTGGTAAGACCTTTTTATTTATTTTTATTTCTGAAGTCAGATCAACATTAGGTTTAATATTTTCATTTAAAATATTTAATGGTACTACAGCAATCGGATATTTTTTTCTTTCCTTATTTAACAAATAATGAAAATTTCCATAGATTTCTTTATATCCATATATTCTACTATCAACGATAATTGAAACTACAATATTAAATTTATTTTTTTCAGGTAGTTCGACCCAGATAAATTTCAATAACTGACCTTGATTAATTACTGTTGAACCGGCAGTCTCATTAACATTAGATTTAAATCCAACCGGTAAATATAACTCCAACTTTGCAAATCCATTAACATTAGTTTTCTGAATTTCAACATTTATGTTAAATTCAGTTCCTGCATTTACATTCTCGGGAATAGCTATATTGATATTTATTGAATTCTGAGCAACTAAAATTGTTGTACTTTTTAGAATAAAAAAAATAAATAATTTATAATATTTAATATTCATTCTTTTTATTTATTTAAATTAATATACGAGAATAACAGGCAATAGTTATTTAATAACTGAAACAATAAATTAACTATACTATTTAATATCGCTGCAAAATCTTAATAAATATTCTTCTGCTTTTGGATAATCCAGACTTTTTGCTTTTTCCCAATCATGACAAGCACCCAACTTGTTTTTTAATCCAAAATATGCCAAACCACGGTAACAAAAATATTCACCATTATTTGGCTTTAAATCAACCGCCATACATAGATCGGAAAAAGCTAAATCATATTTTAACTGATCAATATAACAACGTCCACGCTCAAAATAAGAATCTGAATTAAAATCATTAAGCTTAACAGCTTTAGAAAATATTTCAATTGCCTGATTTAAATTCTCATTTAAAAACGCAGCATGACCGGCATAATAAAGTGCAACACCATCCTCGGAATCATATGAACTACATTTCATCAAATCGTTAATGGCACCATTATAATCTGTAGCTTCTATTTTAGAAATGCCTCTTTCTTTCAAGCATTTAATATTCCATGGTTGCAATGTTAGAACAGAAGAATAATCAATAATTGCTTTTTTACTCTTTCCGTCTTTTCTCAATAAATTTGCTCTATAAAGTAGTAGGTCTATTCTGGTTGGATTAATTTTAAGCGCTTTATCTACACTTGACATTTCTTCCTTTGGATTATTACCAAATTTAAATGCTTTTGCTCTCCAAAACCATAACTCATCTTTATTTGGAAAATATTTTAAAGCACTGTCTACAACATCAAAAATTTCAGAATTTAAACCTTTAGAACTTAAATAATAAATATCAGTTATATAATTTTCGTAATCAGAATACCAGTTAATATCCCATAAATTCTTCCAATTTACAGTTAACTTAAATTTTGAAAAAACAGTATCCGATTTTACTAGAATTGCCGGAATTTTATTTTCAGTTTTTAAATATTTTCTAAGCCATATTTCTGCTTCATCCCATTTTTTATTAATCGCATAACAACTTGCAATTTTATATTTCACATCAGAATCAATGCTATCATTTACCTGTAAAAAATCTATTAATGCTTTATTAACATTTTTTGAATTATAAAATAATTGAGCACGATGCTTAAAATATAATTGAGATGGATTTACCGCAATTGCTTCGGAAATAAGAGATATTGAAGTATCAATCTGACCTTTTTCTTCGAAAATTTTTGATTTTATAAAATAGTCTATATCAGACTGAGCAATAGCATTAAAAAAACTTATTGTAACAAATAAAAAAATAATAAATTTCATTACTCAGTTCCAGATTTTTTAGTTAGCCTGACCTCAATAAAACCTGTTAAAGTTCTTGATTCGATGCCAGAAAGTCGCCTCTCATATACATCACAAATATAATAGTATACTCCTGGAGAAACTATTTTTTTAGAGTCTACATCACGACCATCCCACTTAATATCCGGATCACTAGTTTGATATACAAGTTTACCCCATCTGTTAAATATTTTCATATCAACCTTTTCAACATACTTATATGGTCCCGGAATAAATAAATCATTCTGACCATTTTCATCGGGAGTAAAAATATTTGGTAGCTCATAATAAGTACATTCATCAACACACATTCTTTCTATTAATCTACTTTCATTTAAAAAAGAATCAACAGCTGTCACTATATAACATCCTGCCAGAGTAAGTGAGTCTATCCTATTATCTTCAAAAGTTGTATCGTTGGGATTATTCTTTGTAGCAATTAATAACATATTGCCAGTTAATGTTGAAGAGTAATAAATATTATATCCTGTGACATCATCAGTACAAAAATGATTTGGATTAGTCCAAACCAAATGGTTCATAAACAAATTACAATCAGAATGAGCATTTAGACCTGGAGAGCATGGAGGTGTAGTATCAATTGGTAAAGCACAAACTTCCTGAGAATAATTTATTATTGGAGAAACATAATTCCCGGTAGAGTAGTCACCTACAGTCTTTACTTTATAACAATACTCCATACCATTGACTAGTCCAGAATCAACATACTGCAAACTAGTAGTATTTCCTATTGAATCAAAATTTAAAGTAACTTGATTTAGTCTGTACACATTATATATAAAATTCTGCCAAGGCACATTTTTATTAATATTTATAATAACTCTATTATCATCAGGTATTGCAATAATTAATGGCGAAGATGCAATATTTGGAGTACCTATTAAAAATCTATTTCCAGGTGCATCGTTATAAAACTCAACTCTATATGAATACGGATTTAAAACAGTATTTTCTAAAGAATCAACAAAAATTGTGTCATTAATACTACTTAATGAATCAATAAGTTGCAAAGATTGTCCCCAAAAATCTGGTGAACGATATATTAAATATTTATATGGTCCGGCAGCCACTATTGTATCAAACTCAGTAGGTTTTGACCATTCAACATAAATTTTTCCAATATTTATATCCGTTTTACTAATGCTTACGTGAGTTATTACAGGTATTCCTTTTACAAGTTCTGTACATGCTTCATTAGAGGCATAACTTTCAGCTTCATCAGAAAAAACAGCATCTACTCTATAACAAAATTCATAACCTAGTGGTAAACCTAAACCATCATTATTATCTAGAAATGTAGTATTATTTACTCCTGTAACACTTCCAATTTTAATAAAACCAGTATATGCAGGGACTCCTGTTTCGCAGGAATCTGGATTCCATCCAGAAGGACCGTTTCTTCTGTAAATATCATAACGAACTGCTTCAGAACACCTACAAGAATCCCAATCTAAAAAAACAGAATTTGTAGTTGGTGTTAATGTTAAATTTTGTGGTGCAGGGCTTATAATTTTTATATATACCTTTTTCTGATCTACCAGAAACAATTGACTATTGTTATCTTTTGCTCTGAATACAACTAAGTATGGAAATTTTTTTACATGTATGCATTCTGTATGCCAATAAAAATTATTTGAGGGGTTATGTCCATATACAGTATCAAAAATTGCAACACTACCAGGTACCTGAAACGGGCCACCATATGCATTTAGCGTAATGTTATCACCATTAATATCTGAAGCAGATACCGGAAAATTTATTATAGTACCGGCTTCTACACATAAATCCTTAAGTGGCGACAATAATGGAGGAATATTAGTTGACTCTACAACTTCCACTTGAATGTCTCTAAGAATTTCTCCAATTTTAATATAAGTATGATTTAAAGAATTCAAACGCCATTCTTCAATTAACATTGCAACATTATATATACCTGTTTGTTGTGGCGAATCCCAAATTAAATCTCCTGTAATGGGATCAACTGTTAAATTATTATCTGCATAAGGAATAGTATATCCGGGAATTGGTTGTGCATTATCACCCAAACAGACTGTAAGTTTATACGAAAGGCTGTCACCATCGGGATCCCATGCTCCAGGATTATGAATAAAAACATTGTATAATTTTGCTTTATCAATTGGAGGATAAGTTAAAATTGGGGTTGAGTTACTTCCAACTGCTGAACTAATATTTAATGTTGTTCTTATTGTAAATGGTACGTTTACTGAATTTGGAATATTCTGAACTCCAAAATTCCTATTTTCATCCATCATTACAATTATATAAATACCAGGTCCAGCATATGTATGGGTTCCCATATAAGTATTCTTATAATAATAATCATTTGGTAACTCAATTTTAGATATACGACCAACAATTGTTGAACTTCCATCTCCCCAGTCGACAGTAAGTTCTGGTCTATCAGCCTGTGAAAGAGTATATGTATATGTAACCATTGTTATTTCGTATGTATTGCCGGAAATATGTCTATAACGGATTTCGCCTGCACGGTTGTGAGTTGCAAAAACTCCTGATACAGTTAAAATTCCAAATATAAACAATAAACAATATTTCATAATTAAGATGATATTTTAAAGCTTGTATTGCTTTTATTTAATGTATAACCACTTTCAAGTTCATTATATTTTATAATAACTAGATTAGTCATATCAGGATAATAATCATTTAAAAGATTATTTTCAACTTTAATTGATTCAATTTTACCTGAAAGTCTATAAGTAAAATAAAGCCATAATGCTCCTTCTTTAATTTCTTTACTAACAAATTTTAGTTTCTTTTGTGAAGACTTATTGTCATTTAAAGTAATTTTAAGATTATCGCTTACATACTCTTTGATAAAATCATCTGCATTAACAATTGATATTTGTTTTTCTAGGTTTAAATCAACCTTTGATTTTTTTAAAATTGCTCCCTGAAAATCATCTAAAAAAAGCTTCATTGATATATCAAAAACTTTTTGTTTGGAATTAAAGTCAATATTTGTGACAGTTACATGAATGGGATGCATAGCATTACCCATTAAAATAAAGGCAATTACAGCAATATATAAACTTTTTAACCTCATGATTAAATTAATTAATAAAGTTACAACATTTTTCTATTTTAGATAAATTAAAAAGCGTTAAAAATGAGCATCTTTCAGATGTATTTAAATCTTGGCATTCAGCATATTGCCGATTACATGAGTTTTGATCACATACTTTTTATTACATGCTTATGCGCTGTTTACATTTTTAAACAGTGGAAACAAATATTAGTTTTAATCACTGCCTTTACAATTGGACATACTACCTCACTTTTACTTTCAACTTTTAATATCATATCAATTTCTACAAGTTTAATTGAGTTTCTTATTCCTTTAACTATTTTCATTACTGCATTCTGGAACTTATTTTTGAAACAAGATGGAGTTAATATCAAAACACATTGGTTTAAATATATTACTGCATTATTTTTTGGTTTAATTCATGGTATGGGGTTTTCAAATTATTTACAAACGCTTTTGGGAATTGAAAAATCTATATTAATGCCATTATTCTCATTTAATTTGGGAATAGAGATCGGACAAATCATTATTGTAAGTATAATTTTAATATTAAGTTATATCATTACATCATGGTTTAAAGTTGCACGTAGGGATTGGGTTCTTATTTTTTCAGGTGCAGGTTTGGGTGTGTCATTAACATTAATGATTGAAAGATTTCCATCTCAATATTTTTAAAATTTCAATAAAAATTGTATATTAACAGGTTCTTTATAAATTTACACCGAATTAAAAGTCTACTATGAAAATCAAAATTCTATTTCTTTTTTTTATTACAATAGCAATATTTAGTTGTAAAAAAACAGATAATTATGAAGACATAACTGATGAATATAAAAGCTATTTTTTATTCAGACAAGGAAGTTCGTGGTTATATTATAACAGAATTACAAATTCTGACGACAGTATAGTCCTAAGAGCTATTAATAGAGAGGCAACAAAGCCTGATAATATTTGTGACAAATACAGATATGAGTATGATTTACAATTTACAAATGTTACAACAGGAAGATTATTTCATTCCGGATCAACATGTGTTGGCAATGCAAGCATTTCTGATGGTTTAACAAGTGGTGTATTTACTGTTCCACCTTCATTGCCTACATTCTTAGATACCGTTATTGTTGATACAACAATATATTATAATGCTCTTGTGTATTTTAACTTTAATGACACAATGCAGGAATTTTCTGCTTACGCTAAAAATATTGGTCGTATTAAGACTTATAAGGTAGTGAACGGTGTTACAACAATTGACTACGAATTAAAAAGGTATCACGTATTACCTTTTTAGAACTTTATTTAACAACCAATTACAATAAAGCTTTTACTGCTAAAGCATAAGAGTTTAAACCAAACCCAGAAATTGAACCTTTGCATTTACTTCCAACAATAGAATTATGTCGGTATGTTTCCCTTGCAAAAATATTGGATAAGTGGACTTCAATGACAGGGCACGAAACCGCAGAAACTGCATCAGCAATTGCAATTGATGTATGAGAATAACCTCCTGCATTTAAAATTATGCCATCCACCAAAAAGCCTTCGTTCTGGATTGTATTTATTAAAATGCCTTCAACATTTGACTGAAAAAAACTAAACTGAACTTCGGGAAACATTTTAATAAGTTCTTTAGAAAAATCTTCGAAAGACTTTTTTCCATAAATTTCGGGTTCCCTCCTGCCTATCAGGTTTAAATTCGGACCGTTGATAACTGCTATTTTCATTTTTGTAAATGTTTAGTCAAATTACGTGATTTTTTCTGAAATTGCGTAAATTTAAATTATCAAAATATAAAGATGTGAATTGGGAAATTACAATAAAAGAATTTAAATCATATTTAAAGCTCGAAAAATCACTTTCGCAAAATTCTATTGATGCTTATTTACATGATATAATTCAATTCACAAATTTCTTAAATTACAATAAAATTGAAATTAAACCTGATGAAGTTGACTTACTCTTACTCGAAAAATTTATTGGATGGGTTAATGAAATTGGTATTCATGCAAGATCTCAGGCAAGAATGATTTCAGGAATCAAAGCATTTTACAAATTTTTAATTTTAAGTGAGTACTTAGATGTTGACCCAACTGCACTTCTGGAAGCACCAAGATTAGGAAGAAAACTTCCTGTCTTTTTAAATGTTGAAGAAATTGATTCATTGCTTGGTGCTATAGACCTTAGCACTAAAGAAGGGCATAGGAATAAAGCAATGCTTGAAACTTTGTACAGTTGTGGATTACGAGTTACCGAACTGGTAGAATTAAAAATCTCAAATCTTTATTTCGACGAAAATTTTATTAAAGTAATTGGAAAAGGTGACAAAGAAAGACTTGTTCCTGTAAGTAAAAAAGCTATGCATGAAATAAAAAAATATTTCGATAAAACCAGAAATCACCAGAAAATTCAGAAAGGAAATGAAAACTATGTTTTTTTAAATCATTATGGGAAAAAACTTACCAGAGTAATGATTTTTACAATTATTAAAAGATTAGCAAAAGCAATAGATTTAAATAAAAACATTAGCCCGCATACTTTCAGGCATTCTTTTGCAACTCATCTTGTAGAAGGTGGTGCTGATCTCAGAGCTGTTCAGGAGATGCTTGGTCATGAATCAATAATTACAACTGAAATTTATACGCATTTAGACAGAGAATATTTAAGAGATACAATTATCAGATTCCATCCAAGGGCATAATGTTATAAAAATTAATATAATGAAATCAAATTATGTTTAGTGACATAAAAAGTTTTTATAATAAAATCGATGATTTTTTTAAAAAAATTCGCACTTTTGAAAGGTTATTTATATATTGAATTATTCACTTGAATTAAAATAAAATGGCAAAAACAAATTCAAAACCAACTACAAAAAAGCAAGCTAAAAAGTATGTTTATTACTTTGGTGGCAAAAAAGCTGAAGGCAAAGCTGACATGAAAAACCTATTGGGTGGCAAAGGTGCTAACCTTGCTGAGATGGTAAATCTTGGACTTCCAGTTCCTGCAGGTCTGTCAATAACTACAGAATGTTGTACCGATTATTATGCAAATAACTGTGAACTTCCAAAATCACTTTATGATGAAGTTTGGGCTGGAATGAAGAAAGCCGAAGCAGAAATGGGCATGAAATACGGTGATCCAAAAAATCCTTTATTATTATCATGTCGTTCTGGTGCAAGAAGCTCTATGCCTGGAATGATGGATACTGTGTTAAATGTTGGTTTATGTACAGCTACAATTCCTGGATTAATAAAGAAAACTAATAATCCACGCTTTGTA from Bacteroidia bacterium includes these protein-coding regions:
- a CDS encoding gliding motility-associated C-terminal domain-containing protein — translated: MKYCLLFIFGILTVSGVFATHNRAGEIRYRHISGNTYEITMVTYTYTLSQADRPELTVDWGDGSSTIVGRISKIELPNDYYYKNTYMGTHTYAGPGIYIIVMMDENRNFGVQNIPNSVNVPFTIRTTLNISSAVGSNSTPILTYPPIDKAKLYNVFIHNPGAWDPDGDSLSYKLTVCLGDNAQPIPGYTIPYADNNLTVDPITGDLIWDSPQQTGIYNVAMLIEEWRLNSLNHTYIKIGEILRDIQVEVVESTNIPPLLSPLKDLCVEAGTIINFPVSASDINGDNITLNAYGGPFQVPGSVAIFDTVYGHNPSNNFYWHTECIHVKKFPYLVVFRAKDNNSQLFLVDQKKVYIKIISPAPQNLTLTPTTNSVFLDWDSCRCSEAVRYDIYRRNGPSGWNPDSCETGVPAYTGFIKIGSVTGVNNTTFLDNNDGLGLPLGYEFCYRVDAVFSDEAESYASNEACTELVKGIPVITHVSISKTDINIGKIYVEWSKPTEFDTIVAAGPYKYLIYRSPDFWGQSLQLIDSLSSINDTIFVDSLENTVLNPYSYRVEFYNDAPGNRFLIGTPNIASSPLIIAIPDDNRVIININKNVPWQNFIYNVYRLNQVTLNFDSIGNTTSLQYVDSGLVNGMEYCYKVKTVGDYSTGNYVSPIINYSQEVCALPIDTTPPCSPGLNAHSDCNLFMNHLVWTNPNHFCTDDVTGYNIYYSSTLTGNMLLIATKNNPNDTTFEDNRIDSLTLAGCYIVTAVDSFLNESRLIERMCVDECTYYELPNIFTPDENGQNDLFIPGPYKYVEKVDMKIFNRWGKLVYQTSDPDIKWDGRDVDSKKIVSPGVYYYICDVYERRLSGIESRTLTGFIEVRLTKKSGTE
- a CDS encoding HupE/UreJ family protein, translated to MSIFQMYLNLGIQHIADYMSFDHILFITCLCAVYIFKQWKQILVLITAFTIGHTTSLLLSTFNIISISTSLIEFLIPLTIFITAFWNLFLKQDGVNIKTHWFKYITALFFGLIHGMGFSNYLQTLLGIEKSILMPLFSFNLGIEIGQIIIVSIILILSYIITSWFKVARRDWVLIFSGAGLGVSLTLMIERFPSQYF
- a CDS encoding 3-dehydroquinate dehydratase, whose translation is MKIAVINGPNLNLIGRREPEIYGKKSFEDFSKELIKMFPEVQFSFFQSNVEGILINTIQNEGFLVDGIILNAGGYSHTSIAIADAVSAVSCPVIEVHLSNIFARETYRHNSIVGSKCKGSISGFGLNSYALAVKALL
- the xerD gene encoding site-specific tyrosine recombinase XerD produces the protein MNWEITIKEFKSYLKLEKSLSQNSIDAYLHDIIQFTNFLNYNKIEIKPDEVDLLLLEKFIGWVNEIGIHARSQARMISGIKAFYKFLILSEYLDVDPTALLEAPRLGRKLPVFLNVEEIDSLLGAIDLSTKEGHRNKAMLETLYSCGLRVTELVELKISNLYFDENFIKVIGKGDKERLVPVSKKAMHEIKKYFDKTRNHQKIQKGNENYVFLNHYGKKLTRVMIFTIIKRLAKAIDLNKNISPHTFRHSFATHLVEGGADLRAVQEMLGHESIITTEIYTHLDREYLRDTIIRFHPRA